In Ooceraea biroi isolate clonal line C1 chromosome 13, Obir_v5.4, whole genome shotgun sequence, a genomic segment contains:
- the LOC113563251 gene encoding uncharacterized protein LOC113563251: MYIVNGSSVHQYLQNRDLIVKRFVYMEQDYSNVEYTDMHFMYGKANGNALEAARLYAEAFPNRRQPDRRTFIRIHQRLRENGSFAHQRRPGRPRSIAPDLEERVLERVDINPGTSTRRIAMQERISASSVRRILHRALLYPYHIQRVQGLKNTDFLLRLTLCQQIQQQSALDPSF; this comes from the coding sequence ATGTACATTGTGAATGGAAGTTCTGTGCACCAGTACTTACAGAATCGTGATTTAATTGTGAAAAGGTTTGTATACATGGAACAAGATTACAGCAACGTAGAGTACACAGACATGCACTTCATGTATGGCAAAGCCAACGGCAATGCACTCGAGGCTGCGCGTTTGTATGCAGAAGCTTTTCCCAACAGAAGGCAGCCCGACAGGCGAACTTTCATCAGGATCCATCAACGCCTGAGAGAAAATGGGTCCTTCGCACACCAAAGACGACCAGGTAGACCCAGATCCATAGCACCTGATCTAGAAGAAAGGGTATTAGAACGTGTAGATATAAACCCAGGAACTTCGACAAGGAGGATTGCTATGCAAGAGCGAATAAGTGCGAGCAGTGTGCGGCGAATCTTACATCGCGCGTTACTGTACCCATACCATATCCAGCGTGTGCAAGGTCTCAAGAACACAGACTTCCTTCTCAGATTGACTTTGTGTCAGCAGATACAACAACAGAGCGCCCTAGACCCCAGTTTTTAA